The Coccidioides posadasii str. Silveira chromosome 2, complete sequence genomic interval TCTCTACTTAATGAATTATATTGCCGACCAAAGACAGATCGCATCCTTAGCGCGCAAGCTTTCGCCTCCGCTTGTGACTCTTTTGTCAAAAGGTCCTGAGGTCCAGTATCTGGCCCTTAGAAATGCAATTTTGATTTTACAAAAGCAACCAGAGGTTTTACGAAACGATATTCGCGTGTTCTTTTGCAAATACAACGACCCGATATATGTCAAGGTCACGAAACTTGAACTAATTTTCATGTTAGCAACCAGAGACAATATCTCCGTTGTACTAACGGAACTGCGGGAGTAAGTCTTTGCTATCGTGCCGTTATTTATACAGTATTTTAACATCTCCATAGGTATGCCACGGAGATCGATGTGCATTTCGTTCGCAAAGCAGTAAGAGCGATTGGAAAATTGGCGATCAAAATTGAATCCGCTTCCAACCAATGCATCGAAACGTTACTAGAACTTGTCAATGCCAAAATTCCCTATATTGTCCAGGAAGCAACGGTGGTCATCCGCAACATATTTCGAAAATACCCCAATCAATACGAAGGCATCATTGGAGCTGTTATGAAGAATATTGATGAGCTTGACGAACCAGAAGCAAAGGCAGCTATAATCTGGATTATTGGACAATATGCAGACCGAATAGAGAACTCGGACGTCTTCTTGCAAGACTTCTTGGCAACTTTCCATGATGAGCCGGTGGAGGTCCAACTCGCACTTCTCACGGCGACCGTGAAATTATTCATTCAACGACCCACCAAGGGCCAGCAGATTGTGCCGCAGGTATTAAAGTGGTGCACTGAAGAGACAGACGATCCAGACCTCCGTGACAGAGGCTTCATGTATTGGCGTCTCCTTTCTACCGACCCTACGGCTGCAAAAGATATTGTAATGGGCGAAAAGCCACCTATCACTGCGGAGAGTGAACGGCTGGATCCCCGTACGCTTGAGGAATTATGCCTGAATGTTGGAACCTTAGCGACTGTCTACCTAAAGCCTGTACAACAAGTTTTCCGGAATTCAAGACCGAAGAAACTAGGAAACAGCCCTGCTCTACAAAAACCACCGGCAAACGAGAGTACGAATACGCCATTCTCGATACCAATATCTACTCTGCTTGCGGCGGGAAATAACACCAGTCC includes:
- a CDS encoding uncharacterized protein (EggNog:ENOG410PHH5~COG:U~BUSCO:2320at33183), with the protein product MSSSGGDAKLFARGKVNELRMELHGGGKKDKNHSGKKIALKRIVANMTMSNNDMVSLFPDVVECMTIPSLEIKKMCFLFLVNYARTKPDVALKALPLLLDDLNDNNPLIRALALRTISYVHVREFVEATVQPIKRLLDDGDPYVRKTACFAVAKLYDHDRRTVETSDLIDRLNSMLKDENPTVVSSALAALMDIWERSEAITLTIDYASASKMISILPDCSEWGQTYILEALMSYVPRESSEALLLAERVAPRLSHSNSAVVLTCIRVILYLMNYIADQRQIASLARKLSPPLVTLLSKGPEVQYLALRNAILILQKQPEVLRNDIRVFFCKYNDPIYVKVTKLELIFMLATRDNISVVLTELREYATEIDVHFVRKAVRAIGKLAIKIESASNQCIETLLELVNAKIPYIVQEATVVIRNIFRKYPNQYEGIIGAVMKNIDELDEPEAKAAIIWIIGQYADRIENSDVFLQDFLATFHDEPVEVQLALLTATVKLFIQRPTKGQQIVPQVLKWCTEETDDPDLRDRGFMYWRLLSTDPTAAKDIVMGEKPPITAESERLDPRTLEELCLNVGTLATVYLKPVQQVFRNSRPKKLGNSPALQKPPANESTNTPFSIPISTLLAAGNNTSPSNLGTNSGLVTPGGEMSAAVNAAEVYFAGVGSQQMAAMSLSGGDAAGDGLNGSQQSPYIVNQAGQQAYQPQAVGGAATGELLLI